The sequence ACGGCCAGCACCAGAGAGCCCAGGCGCCTGGTCCACTTGTCGCCGCCCGGCACCGATGATCCGAACACGGCCTCGGACAGCCGCCACAGCGCCATCGCCGCCAGCCCCACCACCAGCGCCCACAGCAGGAAGCGGCCGAAGGGCTGTTCGCCGATGGTCCGCACCGCGCCGGACCTGTCAGCCTCGTCACCGCTCCCTGCGCCGAGCCCGATCCGCACGGCCAGGACCCCCACCAGCACGTTGATCGCTCCCCGTGCGCAGAGCCCGACCCTGGCCACGACACTCATGGCATGGCTGTCGGCCAGGCGCCGCCCCTGCGACCTGGCCCCTGCGGTACCGCCGTTCCTGATGGCCATACACGGCACCTCCTTGTGCCGGACCCAGCCCGCCGACATGCCCCCGCGTCATCGGCCACGCCCGGCGCCCACCCGACGGGCGCCTTGCCAGGGTTGGGTCGGTCAGACGGAGGAAGTGCTCGGTGCCGGAGGACGCCCTTCAGGACTACCGTACGGCGCGGCTGGGAGGCTGCCCACGGGCCCCGGGAGCCGTTCACCGCCCCGCCGCGCGCGGGTGGTCCGCTGTCCGCGTGCCGCGGGCGCAGCGGGACGGTGAAGCGGCCGGGGCGGGCAGGTGTCGGCATGCCCGAGCGTCGTCACCGTCGTCGTGGCTGTGTCCGGGCTCTGGGCTTTGGGCGTGCTTGTCGTCCTGGTGGGGCCGGGGGCCGCGCCGGAGGATCGTCCGGGGCGGCCGGTGCCGGGTTCTGCGCGGCCCCGTGCGGTGGCGCCGAAGGTGAGCGACTTGGTCGCGGTCGGGGCGGGCGTCTGGGCGGTTTCTGTGGGCTGTTGCGCGGCTGTGCGCAGCTGCGAGGTGTTCCCCGGCGGCGGCGTGGTACTCGTGGCCCGGCATGCTCGGGGCTGCCCGGGTCTGCCGGGCGCGACGAATCGCGGCCCTTGTCGCGCGCCGTGGAGGTCGTGAAGGACGCATCACGGTTGAGGACGTCTGCCTCCCAAGACCCTTTGAGGAGTGCATGCGCCAGCCGTCGACGCACAGCCCGTAGCGGCGGACCGGTCGGCATCGGAACCCCGACAGGACGCTCTCGCTCCGGCCTGCTCGGCGGTGCCGTGACCTGGTCATCGCGGGTCATTCGGCGCGGTGGGGCCGGTGGGAGGCGACGCGCAGCGTGGCCCGGGCGGGGAGTTGCTCCCATCCGGTGCTGCGGCGGGCGCGGTGCAGGGTGCCTTCCAGGGCGGGGAGGATGTCCCGGGGGTGGGCGTCCGGATCGAGGGTGAGATCGAAGGTCGCGTGTGGGTGGTCAGGGTGACCGGTCAGGTGGGCCTGCGCCTTGTGGACGCCGGGGAGTCGGGCGGCGTCGGCGGCCAGGGCGTCGGCGAGGGCGCTGTCGTGCAGTTCGACGCCGTCGCAGGGCGGGTTGCCGACCGGCAGGCGCCCGGGGTGGCGGTGGTGGAGTTGTGCCAGGAGCCACCACAGGGCCAGGGCGATGAGGATGGCCAGGGCGGCGATGACGGTCGGCCACCACCAGTCCTCGTCCGTCCAGCGGGTGCGGTCCTGGACCGGCACGAGGGTGTCGTGCGGGCCGGTGAGGGGCCAGTCGGCGGGCGGGTCGAGACTCCAGCGCCGGTAGAGGTCCAGCGCGCCGACCAGCACGAGCAGGCCGCCGCCGAGCATGACCAGGCCGGCGACGGCCAGCAAGGTCCGGTTGAGGACGGAGTGAGAGTTCATCAGATGGTCTCCCGTGGCGATGGGGCCGGCGGTCTGTGCGGCTGCACGGTCACTGGCCGCGCCGGCGGGCCCGGACCGTGAGCCGGGGCACCCGGGCGAGGGCGAGGGCGTCGAGCTGTGCTGTCAGTGCTTCGGTGACCTCGGTCCGCACCGTGTCCAGGTCGCGGAAGGCGACCTGCGCGCGGGCGTTGATCCGGCGTCGGCGAACTCGCACGTCGGCGTGGGATACGCCCGGCACGCGCAGGGCGGCATCGCGCAGCAGGCGTGCGGCGCCGTCGCGGTCGAGAGCGGCCTGTGGTGCGTCCGGGTCGTCGGGGGCCGCCATGGGCAGGAGGTGTCGGCGGCCGGGGGTGAGCGCCAGGACGATCAGCCACAGGCCGAGGACGGCTGCCACTGCCGCGCCGGTGAGGACCCACGGGTCGTCGATCGGCCGGGTGGCGAGCTCGTCGGCGAGGGTTTTGCGCCAGGCGGCGGCGGTGTGGCCGGTGCGCACCCGGACGACGTCGAACAGCGTGAACGCGCAGGCCGCCAGGACGACGAGGGCCACGATCGCGGCGGGAACCCTCCGCTCGGACCACCAGCGCGGGGCTGCACGGCCGCGCTCGGTGTGGGCCGCGGGTGTGCCGGCCGGGCTGCTTTCGGGCGGCACACCCTGCGCGGTGGCGGATTCGGGGTCGGGGTCGGAGACGGCCGGGTGCTGGTGTGTCATGCCGGCTCTCCTTGAGATCTGGGGCGGCGGGCGGATGTCCCGGCGGTGTTCCGCGGGGAGGGCTCGGTGATGGGGTGTGCGCTGCGGGTCAGTGGACGCGGCCGTCGCTGCCCTCGGGGAGGAGGCGGCGGATCGCGAGGGCGACCTCGGTGACCTCGAGTCCGGTCAGGCGGCCCACGCGCCGCGTCACCTGGCGCTGTAGCTCGCGGGCGGCTGCGGCGAGATCGATCGGGTAGGGCAGCTCGACGGCCAGCCTGATGCGGGCGAAACTGCCGTGCACGTGCGCCGACGCGTCGGGGGTCGGCGGTGCGGGCCGCGCGGGGCGGTGCGGCTGCGCGGCGAGGGCCTCCCGGCCGGCCCGCGCGGCGATCCTGGCCACCACGCGGTCCGGGACGACGGTGGCGCCGCGCTCTCGCGCCGTGACGGGTTGCGGGGTCATCGGCGCCGGTCCTCGGACCGGGTCCGGCGCCAGTCCCTGACGTCGACGTCACCCTCCAGGAGACGCCCGACGACGAGGCCGACCACGCCGAGGACGAAGACCAGGAGGAAGGCCCAGAAGCCGCCGAAGTACCCGGCGAATCCCAGCGCCATTCCCGCCAGCAGACCGAGTGCGGCTGTGCTCATCTCACATGCTCCTTGTTCGGTGTCGCCCGGGCTCCTTGCTCGGTGTCGCCCGGGCCTCCCCGGTCACGCTGCAGCGTCCCGGCAGCGACGGTGCGGGGCGGGCGGCTGCGGGTCAGGCGACGCGGCTCTCGGTGTCGCCCTCCTCGTCGGGGAGGTGGACGTCGTCGACGGCGATGTTCACCTCCACGACCTCCAGGCCGGTCAGGCGCTCCACCGCCGCGATGACATTGACGCGCACGTCGCCCGCCAGGTCGGTGATGGGGACGCCGTACTCCACGACGACGACGAGGTCGACGGCGGCCTGGCGCTCGCCCACCTCGACCTTCACTCCGCCCCTGACGCTCGCCCGTCCCCCGCCCGGAACGCGTTCACGTACCGCGCCCATGGTGCGGGACATCCCGGCTCCCAGGGCGTGGATACCGGGAACGTCCCGCGCGGCGGTGCCCACGATCTTCTCCACGACGCTGTCCGCGATGGTCGTCTTCCCCCGCTCCTCGGGCACCCGGTCCGCGCCGGTGGGACCTTGCAGGCCGTCCTCCGGGCGTCCGTCGCCCTGCGGGAAACTGCTGGACGTGTCCGTCATGGCAGGCCTCCTTGACCTCGCCCCGGTGCGAGCCCAGCCGGGCCCGCTGAACTATTGGACGCTGCCCGCACGAAATCC comes from Streptomyces sp. TLI_235 and encodes:
- a CDS encoding putative alkaline shock family protein YloU; translation: MTDTSSSFPQGDGRPEDGLQGPTGADRVPEERGKTTIADSVVEKIVGTAARDVPGIHALGAGMSRTMGAVRERVPGGGRASVRGGVKVEVGERQAAVDLVVVVEYGVPITDLAGDVRVNVIAAVERLTGLEVVEVNIAVDDVHLPDEEGDTESRVA